CTATATCTTAATTTCCTTAGGAATTAACTTTATTACATATCTTTTGAAGTGACAAAAAGAAGATAGCTTTACTTTTACAATTGCTATTGGTTTATGTTTAACAGGATTTATCTGTAATAGCATTTGAATTGATAAATTATCAATTGGTTGATTTGCAATATTCTTAAAAATTATATTTTTAGTCATTTTTGCACTAATTGGGATTTTCATTGGAACACTAGGAACAATGTTAATAAGAAATCTTAGATTTAAAATTGAAGAAGAAGATCAACTTTTATTAGAAGCATATAAAAATTGTAAAAAAATTCCTTTAATAAAAAGAATTAGATTAGAAAGAGCTGAAAAATACAAATTAAAAAAGGTTCAAGAAGTAGAAGAACTGAATAAATTTAAAGAAGAATTAAATGAAAAAATAGCTTTGGAATTAAAAAATAAAAAAGAGGATGAACTCTTAAATAAGAAATCTATTAAATTAAATCAAAAAGAAGAAAAAAAACATCAGAAAAAAAACAATAAAAAATAGTCTTATTTAAATTAAAATAAACTTAATATTTGTTAAAATTAATGTAATTGTATTTTACAAAGAAAGGAAACTTATGACTAATAAAATTGATTCCAAAAAGAATAGAATTTGAAATCTTAAGAATAATAACTTTTTAATAAGATTCTCATCAAGTATTATTCTAGTTATCTTACTAATTGCATTTCTTTGTACAGCAGTATTAAGTGAAGAGTTATGGGTTCATTTAAAAAATGAAAAAACAGCTCAAATTGCAAGTCAAGTATTAGGAATAATAATGCTAGTTCTTTCTGTTGCAGTACTTATGTTTTGTATTTACGAACTATCAACGTCGCTTAAAGTTAAAAGTAAGTATTTTATTGTTATATTAGAAATTCTTGCATTAGTATTATTTTTAGCACCAATAACAAGTATAGCTAACTTAGAACATTTATTTATTTATAAGAACTGAGTTTTAAAATCTAAATTAGCAGAATGATACATGCAGATACTTTACTTAACTTTATTTTTAGGAATATCATTTGGAGCAGGATATCTTTCAGGTATTGAATTTAAAAAACTTGTGATGATCTTAGGAACTACTTTAATTATTATATTTGGAGTAAAAGGGTTTACTTATATATCATTATCAAATGATTATTATGCTCAAAGCTATTCAAGTATTAAATTTGGATACATGACATCTGCTTGAATTTGATTAATTGTTATTTTAACAGACACATTTGCTTATATTTTTGGGGTTGCTTTTGGTAAACATAAGATGGCACCAGTTATTAGTCCTAAAAAAAGTTGAGAAGGCGCAATTGGTGGATTTACAGTTGCATTTGTAGTTTCAGTTTTAATTGCTATATTATTCTTCTTTTTTATTAAATCACATGCTATGTTTAGCAATTACATGAGTAATATTGATAATAATCTTGGTAAGGGAGTAGTTATATTGTTATATATTCTACTAGCAGCATTAATTTCATTTATTGGTCAATTAGGTGATTTATTCTTTTCATTAATTAAAAGAATAAATGATATTAAAGACTTTTCAAATTTGATACCTGGTCATGGTGGAGTTTTAGATAGACTAGATTCATTTATGCTTGTGTTCTTATTTATGTATTTTTTTACATTGATTAACTAATAAAGGAGATTTTATGGGAAGTGTATTGGCGGTTATTTTATCTATATTTATTTCAATCATTGTTGTTTTAGTGCTAATTACACTTCATGAACTTGGTCATT
This region of Mesoplasma melaleucae genomic DNA includes:
- a CDS encoding DxFTY motif-containing membrane protein, whose amino-acid sequence is MTNTKKIDWNKTREFDLERTNIWISFSFEILFVVLPYVIIWILIGSTWNTAKYHNFYNDLPLKEFLLTIICIGYILISLGINFITYLLKWQKEDSFTFTIAIGLCLTGFICNSIWIDKLSIGWFAIFLKIIFLVIFALIGIFIGTLGTMLIRNLRFKIEEEDQLLLEAYKNCKKIPLIKRIRLERAEKYKLKKVQEVEELNKFKEELNEKIALELKNKKEDELLNKKSIKLNQKEEKKHQKKNNKK
- a CDS encoding phosphatidate cytidylyltransferase — protein: MTNKIDSKKNRIWNLKNNNFLIRFSSSIILVILLIAFLCTAVLSEELWVHLKNEKTAQIASQVLGIIMLVLSVAVLMFCIYELSTSLKVKSKYFIVILEILALVLFLAPITSIANLEHLFIYKNWVLKSKLAEWYMQILYLTLFLGISFGAGYLSGIEFKKLVMILGTTLIIIFGVKGFTYISLSNDYYAQSYSSIKFGYMTSAWIWLIVILTDTFAYIFGVAFGKHKMAPVISPKKSWEGAIGGFTVAFVVSVLIAILFFFFIKSHAMFSNYMSNIDNNLGKGVVILLYILLAALISFIGQLGDLFFSLIKRINDIKDFSNLIPGHGGVLDRLDSFMLVFLFMYFFTLIN